A single window of Vigna unguiculata cultivar IT97K-499-35 chromosome 1, ASM411807v1, whole genome shotgun sequence DNA harbors:
- the LOC114181013 gene encoding uncharacterized protein LOC114181013, protein MEDKTWGCSSSEDSDDEVYLQNASDEEELGFSSVSIPKLQFRNVKSKSCWNEEMGMGEVIEKNGKMWITTGIVRSGKIYSSIEETLYLMELGALQLLENSGRSISLAEMYEKVAGGKSGCCWELFEVYRHLKSLGYIIGRHGVLWSLKSIKSSHRPAALEITEERKELVDMGSVQRLLSELRVNDLRPDFDVYLPNSRFRKSSPGDPIFSLYLSRGHPPSRTEIEALEKQCGGIPLKICLVTEGRVSFFSFDKVDLPVLP, encoded by the exons ATGGAAGACAAGACATGGGGATGTTCTTCAAGTGAAGATAGTGATGATGAGGTCTACTTGCAAAATGCAAGTGATGAAGAGGAGCTTGGCTTTTCATCTGTTTCTATACCCAAGTTGCAGTTCAG gaaCGTGAAATCCAAAAGCTGTTGGAATGAAGAAATGGGAATGGGAGAAGTCATTGAGAAAAATGGCAAAATGTGGATAACAACTGGAATAGTTCGTAGTGGCAAGATTTATTCTTCAATTGAAGAGACTTT GTATCTTATGGAACTTGGAGCCTTACAGCTATTAGAAAATAGTGGTAGAAGCATATCTCTCGCAGAAATGTATGAAAAGGTTGCTGGAGGGAAGAGTGGATGTTGTTGGGAGTTGTTTGAGGTTTACAGGCACCTCAAGTCTCTCGGTTACATAATTGGGCGGCATGGTGTTCTTTGGAGTTTGAAGAGTATTAAAAGTTCCCATAGACCTGCTGCTCTTGAAATCACAGAAGAACGCAAAGAACTAGTAGACATGGGTTCTGTCCAAAGATTATTGTCTGAGTTGCGAGTTAATGATTTGAGGCCAGATTTTGATGTTTATCTTCCGAACAGCCGATTTAGAAAGTCATCCCCTGGTGATCCAATTTTTTCACTGTACTTATCTAG GGGTCATCCACCATCTAGAACAGAGATTGAAGCCCTTGAGAAGCAATGTGGTGGCATTCCTTTGAAAATCTGCCTGGTCACAGAGGGAAGGGTCAGTTTCTTTTCCTTTGACAAGGTGGATCTTCCTGTTCTACCCTGA
- the LOC114162516 gene encoding zeatin O-glucosyltransferase-like, with the protein MASSSFESSPMASNYKSNKKRHNNGMFHPPTPVVVVVVPFPAQGHLNQLLHLSRLILDHNIPLHFVGSPTHNRQAMVRAQGWDPNSFSHIHIHDFNVPPFLSPPPNPNAQTKFPSHLLPSFEASASLRGPVFTLLQSLSLVAKRVVVIYDSLMASVVQDAIHVSNCETYTFHSVSAFTMFLYFWDVMGRPPVNKMSHLVPEVPSLEGCFTTQFLDFITSQYVFHKFSKGIIYNTTRALEGPYMELIERMIGSKSHWALGPFNPLSIEKSEKRKHFCIEWLDRQEARSVMYVSFGTTTSFSEEQIKEVAGGLEKSKQKFIWVLRDADKGDVFKHGGGDELVLPKGFEERVKGIGLVVREWAPQLEILSHGSTGGFMSHCGWNSCMESISMGVPIAAWPMHSDQPRNRVLVTEVLKVGVVVKEWDHRDELVTASDVENAVRKLMATKEGNEMRERAMDLKNDILKSRDEGGVSRMEFDDFIAHVTR; encoded by the coding sequence atggcttcttctagcTTTGAAAGTTCTCCCATGGCTTCCAACTACAAAAGCAACAAAAAAAGGCACAACAATGGCATGTTCCATCCACCGACCccagtggtggtggtggtggtcccTTTCCCTGCACAGGGCCACCTGAACCAGCTCCTCCACCTCTCTCGCCTCATCCTCGATCACAACATCCCTCTCCACTTCGTCGGCTCTCCCACACACAACCGCCAAGCCATGGTTCGAGCTCAGGGTTGGGATCCAAACTCCTTTTCCCACATTCACATTCACGACTTCAATGTTCCTCCCTTTCTCTCCCCTCCACCCAACCCCAATGCCCAAACCAAATTCCCCTCCCACCTTCTCCCCTCCTTCGAGGCCTCTGCAAGCCTCCGTGGACCTGTTTTCACTCTCTTGCAGTCACTCTCCCTCGTGGCCAAAAGGGTCGTCGTCATCTACGACTCTCTCATGGCTTCCGTGGTGCAAGACGCCATCCATGTCTCCAACTGCGAGACCTACACTTTCCACAGCGTCTCCGCCTTCACCATGTTCCTCTACTTTTGGGACGTAATGGGGAGGCCTCCGGTGAACAAAATGTCCCACCTGGTCCCCGAAGTTCCCTCCCTCGAAGGCTGCTTCACCACCCAGTTCCTCGATTTCATCACCTCCCAGTATGTGTTTCACAAGTTCAGCAAAGGGATCATATACAACACCACGAGGGCTCTGGAGGGACCTTACATGGAGCTGATAGAGAGGATGATCGGCAGCAAGAGCCACTGGGCTCTGGGGCCGTTCAACCCCTTGTCCATTGAGAAGAGTGAAAAAAGGAAGCACTTTTGCATTGAGTGGCTGGACCGACAAGAGGCAAGGTCAGTGATGTATGTGTCGTTTGGGACAACAACAAGCTTCTCGGAGGAACAAATCAAGGAGGTTGCAGGTGGGTTGGAGAAGAGCAAGCAAAAGTTCATCTGGGTGTTGAGGGATGCTGATAAAGGCGATGTCTTCAAGCATGGCGGTGGTGATGAACTTGTTCTCCCAAAGGGGTTTGAAGAGAGAGTGAAAGGCATTGGGTTGGTGGTGAGAGAGTGGGCGCCGCAATTGGAGATCCTTAGCCACGGTTCAACCGGGGGGTTCATGAGTCACTGTGGATGGAACTCTTGCATGGAGAGCATCTCCATGGGGGTGCCAATAGCAGCATGGCCTATGCACTCTGACCAACCTAGGAATAGAGTTTTGGTGACAGAAGTGCTGAAGGTTGGGGTGGTGGTGAAGGAATGGGACCACAGAGATGAGTTGGTGACAGCATCCGATGTTGAAAATGCCGTGAGAAAATTGATGGCAACAAAGGAGGGTAATGAGATGAGAGAAAGGGCCATGGACCTCAAAAATGACATTCTCAAATCCAGGGACGAAGGTGGAGTTTCTCGTATGGAATTCGATGATTTCATTGCTCACGTCACTCGATAG
- the LOC114176803 gene encoding transcription initiation factor IIB-2, which translates to MSDVFCTDCKKHTEVVFDHSAGDTVCSECGLVLESHSIDETSEWRTFANESGDNDPVRVGGPTNPLLTDGGLSTVIARPNGASGEFLSSSLGRWQNRGSNPDRGLIVAFKSIATMSDRLGLVATIKDRANEIYKRVEDQKSSRGRNQDALLAACLYIACRQEDKPRTVKEICSVANGASKKDIGRAKEYVVKQLGLEKGQSVEMGTIHAGDFMRRFCSNLGMNNQAVKAAQEAVQKSEEFDIRRSPISIAAAVIYIITQLSDDKKPLKDISVATGVAEGTIRNSYKDLHPYVFKIIPNWYAKEEDLKNLCSP; encoded by the exons ATGTCTGACGTATTCTGCACCGACTGCAAGAAGCACACGGAGGTTGTCTTCGACCACTCGGCGGGGGACACCGTCTGCTCCGAGTGCGGTCTCGTCTTGGAGTCTCACTCCATCGACGAAACCTCCGAGTGGCGAACCTTCGCCAACGAGTCCGGCGACAACGACCCCGTGCGTGTTGGCGGTCCCACCAACCCGCTTCTCACTGACGGCGGCCTCTCCACCGTCATCGCCAGGCCGAACGGCGCCTCCGGCGAGTTTCTCTCCTCCTCGCTCGGCCGCTGGCAGAACCGCGGCTCCAACCCCGACCGCGGACTCATCGTCGCCTTCAAAAGCATAGCCACCATGTCCGATAG GTTGGGACTTGTTGCAACTATCAAG GATCGGGCTAATGAGATATATAAGCGAGTTGAAGACCAGAAGTCCAGTAGAGGAAGAAATCAGGATGCATTATTGGCTGCTTGCCTCTACATTGCCTGTCGACAAGAGGACAAGCCTCGCACTGTAAAGG AAATTTGCTCTGTTGCCAACGGAGCTTCCAAGAAGGACATTGGCCGAGCGAAAGAATACGTAGTGAAACAACTGGGTTTGGAGAAGGGCCAATCTGTAGAGATGGGAACAATACACGCTGGAGACTTTATG AGACGTTTTTGTTCAAATCTCGGTATGAATAATCAAGCTGTTAAAGCCGCTCAGGAAGCTGTTCAGAAATCAGAAGAATTTGATATaag GAGAAGCCCCATATCAATTGCTGCAGCAGTTATATACATCATAACTCAGCTTTCTGATGATAAAAAACCTCTCAAAG ATATATCAGTTGCTACAGGAGTTGCAGAAGGAACCATTAGGAACTCGTACAAGGATCTTCATCcttatgttttcaaaataataccAAACTGGTATGCGAAGGAAGAGGATTTGAAGAACTTATGCAgcccttaa